The Planctellipticum variicoloris DNA window GATCGGACCCAGCGGGCCGCGCGGACAGGCTCTGGCCCTGACGCTGGATCAGATGGCGCTCGGCGGGTTGCGGGATCACCTGGGAGGGGGCTTTCACCGGTACTCGGTGGACCGCGAGTGGAAGGTGCCCCACTTCGAGAAGATGCTGTACGACCAGGCTCAACTCCTGGAGCTGTATGCCCGCGGCTGGGAACAGCAGCAGAACCCGCTGTATCGGCAGGTGGCCGACGAGATCTTTCATTTCGTGATGTCCGAGCTGGCGTCGCCGGCGGGCGGGTTCTATGCGGCGCTCGACGCCGAGACGAAAGGAATCGAAGGGGCGTACTACGTCTGGTCGGCCGCGGAGATTGAACAGGTGCTGGGGAGCGCCGACGCAAAACTGTTCCGGGCGGTCTACGAAGTCGTCGACCGGCCCGAGTTCGAGCATGGCAACGTGCTGCGGATGTCGCGGCCGCTGGCCGACTGGGCGGCCGCGTTTCAGATGCCATTGGCGGAACTGGAAGAGCGGCTGGCCGGCATGCGACGGTTGCTGCTGGCGAAACGCCGGGAACGCCCGGCCCTGTTGCGTGACGACAAAATTCTAACGGCCTGGAACGGATTGATGATCCGGGGACTGGCGCAGGCCGGACGGATTCTGCAGCGACCGGAATACGTCTCGGCGGCCGAGCGGGCGGCAAATTTCGTGCTGGCGAATCTACGGACTGACGACGGACGCCTGCTCCGGACGCACACGGCGGGGAAGGCCAGCCTCGCGGGCTATCTGGAAGACTATGCCTTCCTGATTGACGGCCTGCTGGCGCTGCATCAGGCGACGCAGCAACCGCAGTGGCTGACGGCGGCCCGCAAGCTGCAGGCAGAGCAGGATCGGCTGTTTGGCGATGGCGCGGTCGGCGGGTACTACTTTACGGCAACCGATCACGGAGCCACTTTGGCCCGCATCAAGACTTGTTACGACTCGGCCATTCCGGCTGGAAACAGCGTCGCAGCCCGCAATCTGGTGGCGCTGACCCGGCTGACGGGTGAAGCGGGATACCGGGAGAGCGCCGAACGGACGCTGAAGACGTTTTCCGGTCAGATTGTCGAGATCCCTCGCAGTGTCACCAATCTGGCGATTGCGATGGTCGAGTTTGCCGCACTGGCGCCCGCTTCGGAACAGAGTGAGACCGAACGTGCGCCGAAGGGAATTCCGACCGTTGGCGGCGCCGCCGCGGGCGTGCCGGAGTTCGAAGGGATCGTCCTGGTCTCCGGGGAAGCCGTCGATGATGACGGCAGCGTGAAGAAGAAAAAGGAAGTTGCGACCGCTCAGGCGTGTCTGTCAGTGGATCGGCTGCCGGCCGGAGGAACGTGCCAGATACTCGTCCGGTTCAAGCTCGAAGAGGGGTGGCACGCAAACGCGAATCCGCCGAGCGCCGAGAACTACATTCCCACGACATTGACGATTGAGAGCGCCCTGGGATGCAAGCTGCTGGACGCGAAGTACCCGAAGGGGAAGCCGTTCAAGATGGAAGATACTCCCGAGCCGGTGAGTGTGTATGAGGGGGCGG harbors:
- a CDS encoding DUF255 domain-containing protein, with protein sequence MLRAQTVVRIGGTLGLVLWMAGLCPADPGAKGRPNRLARETSPYLLLHAHNPVDWYPWGPEALEKAKRENKLIFLSIGYSSCYWCHVMERKVFENEDIARYMNEHFVCIKVDREERPEIDDVYMTALLVYQQATGSDAGGGWPLSMFLTPDAQPVAGGTYFPPEDKDGTYGFPTVMRKLTALWKDNHDQLVSNAKILTTETQRLMRPRLSLTPVKLTSEVAMEAGAAVLASVDPRYGGVDFRTSSPVGPKFPSPGKLALLQTLEAIGPSGPRGQALALTLDQMALGGLRDHLGGGFHRYSVDREWKVPHFEKMLYDQAQLLELYARGWEQQQNPLYRQVADEIFHFVMSELASPAGGFYAALDAETKGIEGAYYVWSAAEIEQVLGSADAKLFRAVYEVVDRPEFEHGNVLRMSRPLADWAAAFQMPLAELEERLAGMRRLLLAKRRERPALLRDDKILTAWNGLMIRGLAQAGRILQRPEYVSAAERAANFVLANLRTDDGRLLRTHTAGKASLAGYLEDYAFLIDGLLALHQATQQPQWLTAARKLQAEQDRLFGDGAVGGYYFTATDHGATLARIKTCYDSAIPAGNSVAARNLVALTRLTGEAGYRESAERTLKTFSGQIVEIPRSVTNLAIAMVEFAALAPASEQSETERAPKGIPTVGGAAAGVPEFEGIVLVSGEAVDDDGSVKKKKEVATAQACLSVDRLPAGGTCQILVRFKLEEGWHANANPPSAENYIPTTLTIESALGCKLLDAKYPKGKPFKMEDTPEPVSVYEGAVEFRGMIEIPAEAAGKVDEMEIKVKYQACNAKTCLAPKVVSLKGKIAVAGPGETVKQINAKHFPVTAAAPSDR